In a genomic window of Terriglobia bacterium:
- a CDS encoding FAD/NAD(P)-binding protein gives MEAVEQKPLPRESANPYKPELARIVRIHRMVKDNHLFQMRFVDEGVAEAWHHRPGQFVQLSVIGTGEAPISISSSPTRGGIIELCVRKAGRVTGALYRLPTNALVGIRGPYGNGFPVEEMEGNDLLIVAGGLGMAPLRSLLWYALDHRERFGRVTLMYGARSPDDMLYREELVSLADVEDVKVLLTVDRDTTGTWKQHVGLLPTLFEKVELDPARTYAAVVGPPIVYKFVLKELLRQNFSKSRILMSLERRMKCGVGKCGHCSVGYKYTCIHGPVFTYWDAINLPEIV, from the coding sequence ATGGAAGCGGTCGAGCAGAAGCCTCTGCCTAGGGAGAGCGCGAACCCGTACAAGCCGGAGCTGGCCCGGATCGTCCGCATCCACAGGATGGTGAAGGACAACCACCTGTTCCAGATGCGGTTCGTCGACGAAGGGGTGGCCGAGGCGTGGCACCACCGTCCCGGGCAGTTCGTGCAGCTGAGCGTGATCGGCACCGGAGAGGCCCCGATCTCCATCTCGTCCTCCCCGACGCGGGGCGGGATCATCGAGCTCTGCGTGCGGAAGGCGGGCCGGGTCACCGGCGCGCTCTACCGCCTGCCCACCAACGCGCTGGTCGGCATCAGGGGCCCTTACGGGAACGGCTTCCCCGTGGAGGAGATGGAGGGGAACGACCTCCTGATCGTGGCCGGCGGATTGGGCATGGCGCCGCTGCGATCGCTCCTGTGGTACGCCCTGGACCACCGCGAGAGGTTCGGCAGGGTCACGCTCATGTACGGGGCCCGAAGCCCCGACGACATGCTCTATCGCGAGGAGCTGGTCTCCCTCGCCGACGTCGAGGACGTCAAGGTGCTGCTGACGGTGGACCGGGACACCACGGGCACCTGGAAGCAGCACGTCGGGCTGCTCCCGACCCTCTTCGAGAAGGTCGAGCTCGACCCCGCGCGGACGTATGCCGCGGTGGTGGGACCGCCCATCGTCTACAAGTTCGTCCTGAAGGAGCTGCTCCGCCAGAACTTCTCCAAGTCGCGCATCCTGATGAGCCTCGAGCGGAGGATGAAGTGCGGCGTCGGGAAGTGCGGCCACTGCAGCGTCGGCTACAAGTACACCTGCATCCACGGCCCGGTGTTCACCTACTGGGACGCCATCAACCTCCCCGAAATCGTATGA
- a CDS encoding 4Fe-4S dicluster domain-containing protein codes for MKILKIAKHEMDLFTAVLPTFGDVYAPVRRGDGFAFERPGLWSDVVLSYPRTILPPKKFLLPPRERLLVFDERDGYRDLLEEAKRPTVVLGVHPYDVYGLNILDRVFAGGKYSDPYYVARRKATAIIGVDFEPDDKHFARSMNADFVDTGFDLYLSDIGDEYLVLVGSSRGDDMTIESGCLLREPTAADFGEYKRRSGLRNASYRTRVELGDLPEILEIEYGSGVWDELGRKCLSCGSCSMVCPTCYCFDVNDEVDLGSRGGRRNRAWDSCLFESHALVAGGENFREHRSSRIKFRYYHKQRGFVAEYGRPSCVGCGRCIAGCPAKIDIVSVIEKLRGEKDGSGRAEASA; via the coding sequence ATGAAGATCCTGAAGATCGCCAAGCACGAGATGGACCTCTTCACCGCCGTGCTCCCGACGTTCGGCGACGTCTACGCGCCGGTCCGCCGGGGAGACGGGTTCGCCTTCGAGCGCCCGGGGCTCTGGTCGGACGTGGTGCTCTCCTACCCGCGGACGATCCTCCCGCCGAAGAAGTTCCTGCTCCCGCCCCGAGAGCGCCTGCTCGTGTTCGACGAGCGGGACGGCTACCGGGACCTGCTGGAGGAGGCGAAGCGGCCCACCGTGGTGCTCGGCGTCCACCCCTACGACGTCTACGGCCTGAACATCCTGGACCGCGTGTTCGCCGGCGGAAAGTACTCGGACCCGTACTACGTCGCGCGGAGGAAGGCCACCGCCATCATCGGCGTGGACTTCGAGCCGGACGACAAGCACTTCGCGCGCTCGATGAACGCCGACTTCGTGGACACCGGCTTCGACCTGTACCTGAGCGACATCGGCGACGAGTACCTGGTGCTGGTCGGGTCGAGCCGCGGCGACGACATGACGATCGAGAGCGGTTGCCTGCTGCGGGAGCCGACCGCCGCGGATTTCGGAGAGTACAAGCGGCGATCCGGGCTGCGGAACGCGTCGTACCGAACGCGCGTGGAGCTCGGGGACCTGCCCGAGATCCTGGAGATCGAGTACGGGAGCGGGGTCTGGGACGAGCTGGGCCGGAAGTGCCTCTCCTGCGGCTCGTGCAGCATGGTCTGCCCCACCTGCTACTGCTTCGACGTCAACGACGAGGTGGACCTCGGCAGCCGCGGCGGACGGCGAAACCGCGCCTGGGACTCCTGCCTCTTCGAGAGCCACGCGCTGGTCGCCGGCGGGGAGAACTTCAGGGAGCACCGCTCGTCGCGAATCAAGTTCCGGTACTACCACAAGCAGCGCGGGTTCGTGGCCGAGTACGGCCGGCCCAGCTGCGTCGGGTGCGGCCGCTGCATCGCGGGCTGCCCGGCCAAGATCGACATCGTCAGCGTCATCGAGAAGCTGCGAGGTGAGAAAGATGGAAGCGGTCGAGCAGAAGCCTCTGCCTAG
- a CDS encoding response regulator yields MSEKKRVLIVDDDPDYVAAISALLEGSGYEVSRAGSGKDGLDLAKTVRPDLILLDVMMTERTEGFFTLQAMRSVPALADVPIVIASSVYTEYPHFRVNPKAGWLPADQFLAKPIDPETLLSEVERLISARRVAASVDKTA; encoded by the coding sequence ATGAGCGAAAAGAAAAGGGTGCTGATCGTCGATGACGACCCGGATTACGTCGCGGCCATCTCGGCGCTGCTCGAGGGGTCCGGCTACGAGGTGAGCCGGGCCGGGAGCGGCAAGGACGGCCTCGACCTCGCGAAGACCGTTCGGCCGGACCTCATCCTCCTCGACGTGATGATGACCGAGCGCACGGAGGGGTTCTTCACTCTCCAGGCCATGCGGAGCGTCCCGGCCCTGGCGGACGTTCCGATCGTGATCGCGTCGTCGGTGTACACGGAGTATCCCCACTTTAGGGTGAATCCCAAGGCCGGCTGGCTCCCGGCCGATCAGTTCCTCGCCAAGCCCATCGACCCCGAGACGCTGCTGTCGGAGGTCGAGCGCCTGATCTCGGCGCGCCGCGTCGCAGCCTCCGTGGACAAGACGGCTTGA
- a CDS encoding hybrid sensor histidine kinase/response regulator — translation MATEVQEKPRAKAQDRVIVIDDDEIMLLSCSEILTRAGFEVETFAGGEEGIGRIEEAPAALLFVDLKMPRIDGMEVIRRVRQIDPSMVIVVITGYATIATAVEAMKAGAYDFLPKPFTLDEFSVILNRGVERWRLARESERLRLEKEDAQRKFVTFVSHQLKTPVVAVKQYLDVLLYTSRDELTERAQEWLRRSQLRLGEMLAIIQDWLDLSKLEHGQLVRGDASADLRDVVQGVVQGQAVAAEKAGVAVEVVGPPQLPAVCGDSGSLSMLVANLVGNAVKYNRVGGKVAIRMSAVDDAVVVEVEDTGIGIPTASLDQLFQEFYRVKAASTAGIPGTGLGLAICKKIVSELGGDITVRSREGVGTTFTLRLPVHAAADPSEVRRRAVEPSEER, via the coding sequence ATGGCCACCGAGGTGCAGGAAAAGCCACGCGCCAAGGCCCAGGATCGCGTCATCGTGATCGACGACGACGAGATCATGCTCCTGTCGTGCAGCGAGATCCTGACCCGCGCCGGTTTCGAGGTCGAGACGTTCGCCGGCGGCGAGGAAGGCATCGGGAGGATAGAGGAGGCCCCGGCCGCCCTCCTGTTCGTCGACCTCAAGATGCCGAGGATCGACGGCATGGAGGTCATCCGGCGCGTCCGCCAGATCGACCCGTCGATGGTGATCGTGGTGATCACCGGCTATGCGACCATCGCTACCGCGGTGGAGGCGATGAAGGCGGGGGCCTACGACTTCCTGCCGAAGCCGTTCACCCTCGACGAGTTCTCGGTGATCCTGAACCGAGGCGTCGAGCGTTGGCGCCTGGCGCGCGAGTCGGAGCGGCTGCGTCTCGAGAAGGAGGACGCGCAGCGCAAGTTCGTGACCTTCGTCTCCCACCAGCTCAAGACCCCGGTCGTGGCGGTCAAGCAGTACCTCGACGTCCTGCTCTACACGTCGCGCGACGAGCTGACCGAGAGGGCCCAGGAGTGGCTGCGGCGATCCCAGCTCCGCCTCGGCGAGATGCTGGCCATCATCCAGGACTGGCTCGACCTCAGCAAGCTCGAGCACGGACAGCTCGTGAGAGGCGACGCCTCGGCGGACCTCCGCGACGTGGTGCAGGGGGTGGTGCAGGGACAGGCCGTCGCGGCGGAGAAGGCCGGCGTCGCCGTCGAGGTGGTCGGTCCTCCGCAGCTTCCCGCGGTTTGCGGGGATTCCGGCAGCCTGAGCATGCTCGTGGCCAACCTGGTCGGCAACGCGGTCAAGTACAACCGCGTCGGCGGGAAGGTGGCCATCCGGATGTCCGCCGTCGACGACGCGGTCGTCGTCGAGGTCGAGGACACCGGGATCGGCATCCCGACCGCGAGCCTGGACCAGCTGTTCCAGGAGTTCTACCGCGTGAAAGCCGCGTCCACGGCCGGCATCCCCGGCACCGGCCTGGGGCTGGCCATCTGCAAGAAGATCGTTTCGGAGCTGGGTGGCGACATCACCGTGCGCAGCCGGGAGGGGGTCGGCACGACCTTCACCCTCCGCCTTCCCGTCCACGCCGCCGCCGACCCATCAGAGGTGCGCCGTCGGGCGGTCGAGCCGAGTGAGGAGCGATGA
- a CDS encoding response regulator, with product MAEHARVLLVAKPDGTWRDVVADLCGEGFAFEVVDPAAAPADVAARAGESVVLVDLSPDLVRGMEMVAACRRSAPAAPVVAVAENPSVELAKSIRESGVFYLALHPVAADEIRTILGDALRSMGRNKPSSSTFKTRKRVLIVDDDADYCASVTALLEREGYLVHCAASAREGLAHLSTDRPDLIVLDVMMEDAFAGYGLNQAVKFGDKREVAGHVPVLMVSSIEQPPEAIFPAAAEAAMITPDDYLTKPLDIPVFLDHVRRLLALPGRIG from the coding sequence ATGGCGGAGCACGCCCGGGTCCTTCTTGTCGCGAAGCCCGATGGCACCTGGAGGGACGTGGTGGCCGACTTGTGCGGAGAGGGCTTCGCATTCGAAGTCGTCGACCCGGCCGCCGCGCCGGCGGACGTCGCGGCGCGGGCGGGAGAAAGCGTCGTTCTCGTCGACCTTTCGCCGGACCTCGTGCGAGGGATGGAGATGGTCGCAGCGTGCCGGCGGAGCGCTCCCGCCGCTCCGGTCGTCGCGGTGGCCGAAAATCCGTCGGTCGAGCTCGCGAAGAGCATCCGCGAGTCCGGAGTCTTCTATCTGGCGCTCCACCCGGTGGCCGCGGACGAGATACGGACGATCCTCGGGGACGCGCTGCGCTCCATGGGCCGGAACAAGCCCAGCTCCAGCACGTTCAAGACCCGGAAGAGGGTGCTGATCGTCGACGACGACGCGGACTACTGCGCTTCGGTCACCGCGCTCCTCGAGCGCGAGGGGTACCTGGTGCACTGCGCGGCCAGCGCCAGGGAGGGTCTCGCCCATCTCTCGACCGACCGGCCGGATCTCATCGTTCTCGACGTCATGATGGAGGACGCGTTCGCGGGCTACGGCCTGAACCAGGCGGTGAAGTTCGGCGACAAGCGGGAGGTGGCCGGACACGTGCCCGTCCTCATGGTCTCCTCCATCGAGCAGCCGCCCGAGGCGATCTTCCCGGCCGCCGCGGAAGCCGCCATGATCACCCCCGACGACTACCTCACCAAGCCGCTGGACATCCCGGTGTTCCTCGATCACGTCCGCCGGCTCCTCGCCCTGCCCGGCAGGATCGGCTAG